One part of the Methylobacterium mesophilicum SR1.6/6 genome encodes these proteins:
- a CDS encoding acyltransferase family protein produces MILVGVQVLRALAALTVAWHHARHEAGLMAARGAGPELDPQTLLPWWGGVDLFFVISGLVIVHASDRLFRVPGGRARFLAHRVARVVPLYWLMSLVFLLIALVRPDLLGEAAGLVRDPGALVAGFLFWPAARPDGTVQPLYGLGWTLNYEAFFYVIFALGLGFGRRGAVAWLAAVLVLLVAAGTIASDLPLPLRFWADPIVLEFAAGAGLALAYREGFRPSAAARFGLAGLGVLGLLVSARALAGLDGADGFLRPLLVGVPAALLVASALGPGRDAGARARLPDAVRGLVALGDASYALYLVHPFALRLVREGLVRSGLASAAYPWGGMVLMLVASVAAALLVHRCVERPLTRRVRALLDPGAGQNRVGAVSLPVSHGRHPD; encoded by the coding sequence GTGATCCTCGTCGGCGTTCAGGTCCTGCGCGCGCTGGCCGCCCTGACGGTGGCGTGGCACCACGCGCGGCATGAGGCGGGCCTGATGGCCGCGCGCGGTGCCGGCCCGGAGCTCGATCCACAGACCCTCCTGCCGTGGTGGGGCGGGGTCGATCTGTTCTTCGTGATCTCCGGCCTCGTCATCGTGCACGCGAGCGACCGCCTGTTCCGCGTGCCCGGCGGCCGGGCGCGGTTCCTCGCCCACCGGGTCGCGCGGGTGGTGCCCCTCTACTGGCTGATGAGCCTGGTCTTCCTGCTCATCGCGCTCGTGCGGCCCGATCTCCTCGGGGAAGCCGCGGGCCTCGTGCGGGATCCCGGCGCGCTCGTGGCCGGTTTCCTGTTCTGGCCCGCGGCCCGTCCGGATGGCACCGTCCAGCCCCTCTACGGGCTGGGCTGGACCCTGAACTACGAAGCCTTCTTCTACGTGATCTTCGCTCTCGGGCTGGGCTTCGGCCGGCGCGGCGCGGTCGCGTGGCTGGCCGCGGTCCTCGTGCTCCTCGTCGCCGCCGGGACGATCGCGTCGGATCTGCCGCTGCCGCTCCGCTTCTGGGCGGATCCCATCGTCCTCGAATTCGCCGCCGGTGCGGGGCTCGCCCTCGCCTATCGTGAAGGTTTTCGGCCGTCCGCTGCAGCCCGGTTCGGGCTCGCAGGCCTCGGTGTGCTCGGTCTTCTCGTGTCCGCCCGCGCCTTGGCAGGCCTCGACGGCGCCGACGGGTTTCTTCGGCCGCTCCTCGTCGGTGTCCCCGCGGCCCTGCTGGTGGCCTCCGCCCTCGGGCCGGGTCGGGATGCGGGAGCGCGCGCGCGGTTGCCGGACGCGGTGCGCGGCCTCGTGGCACTCGGGGATGCGTCCTACGCCCTCTACCTCGTGCATCCCTTCGCCCTGCGGCTCGTGCGCGAGGGCCTGGTCAGGTCCGGCCTCGCGTCGGCGGCCTATCCTTGGGGCGGGATGGTCCTGATGCTGGTGGCGAGCGTCGCGGCTGCGCTGCTGGTCCACCGCTGCGTGGAGCGGCCGCTGACCCGCCGGGTCCGCGCCCTCCTCGATCCCGGCGCCGGGCAGAACCGTGTGGGTGCCGTCTCCCTACCGGTTTCCCACGGGCGCCACCCGGATTAG
- the dut gene encoding dUTP diphosphatase: MSALPEIGLRLLDPRLPGWGFPRWGSSAAAGLDLHACLDAPLVLPPQAKPALIPAGFSVLIRDPAWCGLIFPRSGRGHREGLVLGNGTGVIDADYEGPLMVSAWNRDATEPVRIEPGERIAQLVFTRITRPVLTVLEGEAGPASARGSGGFGSSGR, translated from the coding sequence GTGAGCGCGCTGCCGGAAATCGGCCTGCGGCTGCTCGATCCGCGGCTGCCCGGCTGGGGATTTCCGCGCTGGGGCTCCTCGGCCGCGGCAGGCCTCGATCTGCACGCCTGCCTCGACGCGCCGCTGGTCCTGCCGCCCCAAGCCAAGCCGGCTCTGATTCCGGCGGGGTTCAGCGTGCTCATCCGCGATCCCGCATGGTGCGGGCTGATCTTTCCCCGCTCCGGACGTGGACACCGCGAGGGCTTGGTGCTGGGCAACGGTACCGGCGTCATCGACGCGGATTACGAGGGGCCGTTGATGGTCTCCGCCTGGAATCGGGACGCGACGGAGCCGGTCCGGATCGAGCCGGGCGAGCGAATCGCGCAGCTCGTCTTCACGCGCATCACGCGACCGGTGCTCACAGTACTGGAGGGTGAGGCCGGTCCCGCCTCCGCACGCGGATCGGGCGGCTTCGGGTCGAGCGGGCGGTAG
- a CDS encoding universal stress protein: MKTLLVPVAMHDALPSVFETTRLAAARFGSLIEGVSLRPALAEYVPVDMVGGMTWLRDEEADRAEAEEAGGRFVAFMDAAGIPRHARDGLCIPERVADAGPRYRWRQDVPTGDAFLGQYARLFSATVVGRPGTTDNAPRMTTFETALFESGRPILLAPPEPPASLGTSVLIAWNGSTETARAVAFAMPFLRRAERVLVLSVEGGMVPGPTAQDLAQALACEGVDASHRALPSGRRVPGETFLAEAKGFGCDLLIKGAYTQSRLRQMIFGGVTSHVLAQADMPVLMAH, encoded by the coding sequence ATGAAGACCCTGCTCGTACCCGTCGCGATGCACGATGCCCTGCCCTCCGTCTTCGAGACGACACGGCTGGCGGCGGCGCGCTTCGGCAGCCTGATCGAGGGCGTGTCCCTGCGTCCGGCGCTGGCCGAGTACGTCCCCGTCGACATGGTCGGCGGCATGACCTGGCTGCGGGACGAGGAAGCCGACCGGGCCGAGGCCGAGGAGGCGGGCGGCCGCTTCGTCGCGTTCATGGATGCGGCCGGCATCCCGCGCCACGCCCGCGACGGCCTGTGCATCCCCGAGCGGGTTGCCGACGCGGGCCCACGCTACCGATGGCGCCAGGACGTGCCGACGGGCGACGCCTTCCTGGGCCAGTATGCGCGGCTGTTCTCGGCCACCGTGGTGGGTCGACCGGGAACCACCGACAACGCGCCGCGCATGACAACCTTCGAGACCGCGCTGTTCGAGAGCGGCCGTCCGATCCTGCTCGCCCCGCCCGAGCCGCCGGCGAGTCTGGGCACGTCGGTGTTGATCGCCTGGAACGGCTCCACCGAGACCGCCCGGGCGGTGGCTTTCGCCATGCCGTTCCTGCGGCGGGCCGAACGGGTCCTCGTACTGAGCGTCGAAGGCGGGATGGTGCCGGGCCCGACCGCCCAGGATCTCGCCCAGGCGCTGGCCTGCGAGGGCGTGGACGCCTCGCACCGGGCCCTTCCCTCGGGACGGCGCGTCCCCGGCGAGACATTCCTGGCCGAGGCCAAGGGTTTCGGGTGCGACCTGCTGATCAAGGGGGCCTACACCCAAAGCCGCCTGCGGCAGATGATCTTCGGCGGCGTCACCAGCCACGTGCTCGCCCAGGCCGACATGCCTGTGCTGATGGCCCATTGA
- a CDS encoding HpcH/HpaI aldolase/citrate lyase family protein, giving the protein MSEIRPRRSVLAMPGANARALEKARSLPADVILIDLEDGTAPEAKAAARAQVAAAVAARGFGPREVVVRINPPETEDGEADLVALAPVAPDAILVPKVRTSDTLIAVGSRLRRLGAPLATRVWAMIETPMAVVNAAEIAGAARDVDGRLSALVIGPNDLLKAARIRPPGRAALIPWLMTVLAAARAYEIAAIDGVFTDLRDATGFEAECTQGRDLGFDGKMLIHPSQIGPANVAFGPDDGEIAEARRMLDVFDAPENRALGVVAVDGKMVERLHVEAARRTLAMAEAIVRLGA; this is encoded by the coding sequence ATGAGCGAGATCCGTCCCCGCCGCAGCGTGCTGGCCATGCCCGGCGCCAACGCCCGGGCCCTGGAAAAGGCACGGTCGCTCCCCGCCGACGTGATTCTGATCGACCTCGAGGACGGCACCGCCCCGGAGGCCAAGGCGGCGGCGCGCGCGCAGGTCGCCGCGGCCGTGGCCGCCCGCGGCTTCGGCCCCCGCGAGGTGGTGGTGCGGATCAATCCGCCCGAGACCGAGGACGGCGAGGCCGACCTCGTCGCGCTGGCTCCGGTCGCCCCGGACGCGATCCTCGTGCCCAAGGTCCGCACGTCGGACACGCTGATCGCCGTCGGTTCCCGCCTTCGCCGCCTCGGCGCGCCGCTCGCCACGCGGGTCTGGGCGATGATCGAGACGCCGATGGCGGTGGTGAACGCCGCCGAGATCGCCGGCGCCGCCCGCGACGTGGACGGGCGTCTCTCCGCCCTCGTGATCGGTCCCAACGACCTCCTCAAGGCAGCTCGCATCCGGCCGCCTGGACGGGCGGCCCTGATTCCCTGGCTTATGACTGTGCTGGCCGCCGCGCGGGCCTACGAGATCGCGGCGATCGACGGCGTGTTCACGGATCTCCGGGACGCGACCGGGTTCGAGGCCGAGTGCACGCAGGGTCGCGACCTCGGTTTCGACGGCAAGATGCTGATCCACCCGAGCCAGATCGGCCCTGCCAACGTTGCCTTCGGGCCGGATGACGGGGAGATCGCCGAGGCACGGCGGATGCTCGACGTCTTCGACGCCCCGGAGAACCGCGCCCTCGGGGTTGTCGCCGTCGACGGGAAGATGGTCGAGCGCCTCCACGTCGAGGCCGCTCGTCGGACGCTCGCGATGGCCGAGGCGATCGTGCGGCTCGGCGCGTGA
- a CDS encoding carbonic anhydrase — MFPVYLTEGYRSFLQDRFPTERRRFAQLASSQNPEILIISCCDSRVSPSAIFNAGPGELFTIRNVANIVPVYQPDGQYHGTSAALEFAVQALEVKHIVVLGHATCGGIKAYANKAKPLSPGDFIGKWVSLVGQAESKAGDPSAPDYLTQLEYAVVKQSLENLMTFPFVKERVDDGRTQLHGAHFGVATGSLLVCDPKTGEFKPPLDTAGLAVRSVAAIACD; from the coding sequence ATGTTCCCCGTATACCTGACTGAAGGATACCGGTCTTTCCTGCAGGACCGCTTCCCGACGGAGCGCCGGCGCTTCGCGCAACTCGCCTCGTCCCAGAACCCCGAGATCCTGATCATCAGCTGCTGCGACAGCCGTGTCTCGCCCAGCGCGATCTTCAATGCCGGTCCGGGTGAGCTGTTCACGATCCGCAACGTCGCCAACATCGTGCCGGTCTATCAGCCGGACGGCCAGTACCACGGCACTTCGGCAGCCCTGGAATTCGCCGTCCAGGCCCTGGAAGTGAAGCACATCGTCGTGCTCGGCCACGCCACCTGCGGCGGCATCAAGGCCTACGCCAACAAGGCCAAGCCGCTGTCTCCGGGCGACTTCATCGGCAAATGGGTCTCTCTCGTGGGGCAGGCGGAGTCGAAGGCGGGCGATCCCAGCGCGCCGGACTACCTGACGCAGCTGGAATACGCCGTGGTCAAGCAGAGCCTCGAGAACCTGATGACCTTCCCATTCGTGAAGGAGCGGGTTGACGACGGACGGACCCAGCTTCACGGCGCGCATTTCGGCGTGGCGACCGGATCCCTCCTCGTGTGCGACCCTAAAACCGGCGAGTTCAAGCCGCCGCTGGATACCGCTGGGCTCGCCGTCCGCTCGGTTGCCGCCATCGCGTGCGACTGA
- a CDS encoding NUDIX hydrolase, with product MSAANPFPIRHIARAVVLDPHDRILLIAYASVHTRGADGEPLRFWFMPGGGLEPGEDHVTACRRELGEEIGRDDVAIGPLVAVCDGPFHLFRQSRDARERYFLVRLPDDRVDTSRLAETEDNPVIGTRWWPLDELRASGARVEPAGLADLAAEVAAGTIPAQPRVLTWQDP from the coding sequence ATGAGCGCCGCGAACCCTTTCCCGATCCGACACATCGCCCGTGCGGTCGTCCTGGATCCGCACGACCGGATCCTGCTGATCGCCTACGCGTCGGTCCATACTAGAGGCGCGGACGGTGAGCCCCTGCGATTCTGGTTCATGCCGGGCGGCGGCCTGGAGCCGGGTGAGGATCACGTCACGGCCTGCCGGCGCGAACTGGGAGAGGAGATCGGCCGGGACGACGTCGCGATCGGCCCGCTCGTCGCCGTCTGCGACGGGCCGTTTCACCTGTTCCGCCAGTCCCGGGATGCCCGCGAGCGCTACTTCCTGGTCCGCCTGCCCGACGACCGCGTCGACACGAGCCGCCTCGCCGAGACCGAGGACAATCCCGTGATCGGGACGCGCTGGTGGCCCCTCGACGAATTGCGTGCCAGCGGCGCGCGCGTCGAGCCGGCGGGCCTCGCCGACCTTGCAGCCGAAGTCGCCGCCGGGACTATTCCAGCCCAGCCGCGCGTTCTGACTTGGCAGGATCCTTGA
- a CDS encoding ATP-binding protein: MTSPTTLDALMPLLERIATALERTAPAVPPAFDPEAADAFLWGPERRLTPVPQVARVEMGLLTGIDRARDTLVENTERFARGLPANNALLWGARGMGKSSLVKAAHAEINARRPVGSLPMKLVEIHREDIEALPDLMALLRPDPHRWLVYCDDLSFDADDTSYKSLKTALDGGIEGRPGNVLFYATSNRRHLLARDMMENERSTAINPGEAVEEKVSLSDRFGLWLGFHKCSQDEYLAMIRAYAERYGLAVPPEQLRAESLEWATTRGSRSGRTAFQFIQDLAGRLGTTLD, from the coding sequence GGCCTTCGACCCCGAGGCGGCCGACGCCTTCCTGTGGGGGCCGGAACGCCGGCTCACGCCGGTGCCGCAGGTGGCGCGTGTGGAGATGGGACTGCTCACCGGCATCGACCGGGCGCGCGACACCCTGGTGGAGAACACCGAGCGCTTCGCCCGCGGCCTGCCGGCCAACAATGCCCTGCTGTGGGGCGCCCGCGGCATGGGAAAATCCTCGCTGGTCAAGGCGGCCCATGCCGAGATCAACGCGCGCCGCCCCGTCGGCAGCCTGCCCATGAAACTCGTGGAGATCCACCGCGAAGATATCGAGGCCCTGCCGGACCTGATGGCGCTGCTGCGGCCCGACCCGCACCGCTGGCTGGTCTACTGCGACGACCTCTCGTTCGACGCCGACGACACTTCGTACAAGTCGCTCAAGACAGCGCTCGACGGCGGCATCGAGGGCCGGCCCGGGAACGTGTTGTTCTACGCCACCTCCAACCGCCGCCACCTGCTCGCCCGCGACATGATGGAGAACGAGCGCTCCACCGCGATCAATCCCGGCGAGGCTGTGGAGGAGAAGGTCTCGCTCTCCGACCGGTTCGGCCTCTGGCTCGGCTTCCACAAGTGCAGCCAGGACGAGTACCTGGCGATGATCCGCGCCTATGCCGAGCGCTACGGTCTCGCGGTGCCGCCGGAGCAGCTGCGCGCCGAGTCCCTCGAATGGGCCACGACCCGCGGCTCGCGCTCGGGCCGGACCGCCTTCCAGTTCATCCAGGATCTGGCCGGTCGGTTGGGGACGACGCTCGACTGA
- a CDS encoding DUF429 domain-containing protein produces MARWVAGLDGCRGAWAGALLDLDDPGRHRCGLFPDVAALLDAPERPLIVGIDVPIGLPDRILGGGRAADRAARARLGPARSSVFPMPPRAAVYASDYDAAKAASRAASEPTFAPSIQGYNIFRYVRAVDTLLRARPEVRGRVHEVHPEVAFHALNGDRPLGLAKKGRDARRGLDLRRALLAAAGLPKTLLDARVKGVPEDDHLDALAALVVAADILAGRARPLPDPPAQDAHGLPVVIWAPAVGETQRIP; encoded by the coding sequence ATGGCGCGCTGGGTCGCGGGACTGGACGGATGCCGCGGAGCCTGGGCGGGCGCGCTCCTCGATCTTGACGATCCCGGACGACACCGCTGCGGCCTCTTTCCCGACGTGGCCGCCCTCCTCGACGCGCCGGAGCGCCCACTGATCGTTGGGATCGACGTGCCGATCGGCTTGCCCGACCGGATCCTCGGCGGCGGCCGGGCGGCCGATCGCGCGGCGCGCGCCCGCCTCGGTCCGGCACGGTCGTCGGTCTTCCCGATGCCGCCGCGGGCCGCCGTCTACGCGTCCGACTACGACGCCGCCAAGGCCGCCTCGCGCGCCGCAAGCGAGCCGACCTTCGCGCCTTCCATCCAAGGCTACAACATCTTTCGCTACGTCCGCGCGGTCGACACGCTCCTGCGAGCGCGCCCGGAGGTGCGCGGACGGGTTCACGAGGTCCACCCGGAAGTCGCGTTCCACGCCCTCAACGGCGACCGGCCTCTCGGCCTGGCGAAGAAGGGGCGCGACGCCCGGCGGGGCCTCGATCTCCGGCGGGCGCTTCTCGCCGCGGCGGGGCTGCCGAAGACCCTGCTCGATGCCCGCGTCAAGGGCGTGCCCGAGGACGACCACCTCGACGCCTTGGCGGCTCTGGTGGTGGCAGCCGACATCCTCGCGGGGCGGGCTCGGCCTCTCCCCGACCCGCCTGCGCAGGACGCGCACGGCCTGCCGGTTGTCATATGGGCGCCGGCCGTGGGCGAGACTCAGCGGATCCCGTGA
- a CDS encoding DUF4142 domain-containing protein, translating into MLKNYAAASALVLALSSPAFAQGANDFRLQSMQANAFEIQSSQIALSKSRNPRVRSYAQEVIRDHRAANVALAGGQPGMMAGGDPGLGGLVTAPIAVAGSAVGAGVGAATGAVGGTLAGGPVGGLEGAGAGAARGAAAGGQIGRGDVAATGASTLVAPSPEQQAMLSELSAAPAGARFDRLYAAQQIQAHQMTIAMTQAYAQGGPNPALRNYAQQALPALQMHMQQAQRLPGAM; encoded by the coding sequence ATGCTGAAGAACTATGCTGCCGCCTCCGCGCTGGTCCTGGCGCTGTCGAGCCCGGCTTTCGCCCAGGGCGCCAACGACTTCCGCCTCCAGTCGATGCAGGCGAACGCCTTCGAGATCCAGTCCTCGCAAATCGCCCTGTCCAAGTCGCGCAACCCGCGCGTTCGGTCCTACGCCCAGGAGGTGATCCGCGATCACCGCGCCGCCAACGTGGCGCTCGCCGGCGGTCAGCCCGGCATGATGGCCGGTGGCGATCCGGGCCTCGGCGGTCTTGTGACGGCTCCGATCGCGGTGGCAGGCAGCGCCGTGGGCGCCGGTGTTGGCGCGGCGACCGGTGCGGTCGGCGGCACCCTGGCGGGCGGCCCGGTCGGCGGCCTCGAAGGCGCGGGCGCCGGAGCGGCGCGGGGTGCCGCGGCGGGTGGCCAGATCGGCCGCGGGGACGTGGCGGCCACGGGCGCCTCGACTCTGGTGGCCCCGAGCCCCGAGCAGCAGGCGATGCTGTCCGAATTGTCGGCGGCCCCGGCTGGAGCGCGCTTCGACCGTCTGTACGCCGCTCAGCAGATCCAGGCGCACCAGATGACGATTGCCATGACCCAGGCCTATGCCCAGGGCGGCCCGAACCCGGCCTTGCGCAACTACGCCCAGCAGGCCCTTCCGGCCCTGCAGATGCACATGCAGCAGGCTCAGCGGCTGCCGGGCGCCATGTGA